The Tamandua tetradactyla isolate mTamTet1 chromosome 23, mTamTet1.pri, whole genome shotgun sequence genome includes a window with the following:
- the LOC143667472 gene encoding transport and Golgi organization protein 1 homolog: MGPSEELAGGMNTKKKFQVLEMTDVSQAKTAIAAAEDDLKRLKLELSTSMSTKHKLQEYKKELEDDCNLLKFEKAAKEAECKTLRLKVEILEEIFEQQRTAAEEKLELKMRKRQECQMWLSEEEEKMNMAAEEVMNYMQRIEEMELKLQQTESLYVQQISFYEVMAHDSWLRAHALERELIEQIRQVAELKHRLEITQSKKPQEEGDIKTLKPVKPDVEDFPQRDPGPGAAPSRKSSSGSSFPAKGGKQTPPQKTKSDSSPSLSRLTASPQAVSP, translated from the exons ATGGGCCCGAGTGAAGAACTCGCAG GTGGcatgaacacaaagaagaaatttcaagtgCTAGAGATGACAGATGTCTCCCAG GCAAAAACTGCCATAGCAGCAGCTGAGGATGATCTGAAACGACTAAAACTTGAGCTCAGCACCTCAATGTCCACTAAACATAAGCTGCAAG AATATAAAAAGGAACTGGAAGATGACTGCAATTTACTGAAGTTtgagaaagcagcaaaagaagcGGAATGCAAAACCTTAAGGCTGAAAGTGGAGATTCTTGAGGAAATCTTTGAGCAGCAAAGGACGGCCGCTGAAGA GAAGCTGGAACTGAAAATGCGCAAGAGACAGGAATGCCAGATGTGGCTAtcagaggaagaggaaaaaatgaatatgGCTGCAGAGGAAGTTATGAATTACAT gcaaagaattgaagaaatGGAACTAAAACTGCAGCAAACAGAGAGCTTATATGTACAGCAG ATCTCTTTTTATGAGGTGATGGCTCATGACAGCTGG CTCAGAGCTCATGCTTTAGAGAGAGAACTGATTGAGCAGATCAGGCAAGTTGCTGAGTTGAAACACAG ACTAGAAATAACTCAAAGTAAGAAGCCCCAAGAGGAAGGTGACATTAAGACACTGAAGCCAGTAAAACCTGATGTGGAAGACTTTCCACAGAGAG ATCCAGGCCCTGGTGCAGCTCCCTCAAGGAAAAGTAGCTCTGGAAGCTCATTCCCTGCTAAGGGGGGCAAG CAAACTCCACCCCAGAAGACTAAGAGTGACTCCAGTCCCAGCTTGTCACGTTTGACTGCATCTCCACAAGCAGTAAGTCCTTAG